In the Chryseobacterium sp. MYb264 genome, one interval contains:
- a CDS encoding TonB-dependent receptor, with translation MKKKISLFLMIFFSVLSFAQKTVSGKITDEDGVAIPSASVTIEEPGKDAILAYGITNSKGEYKVTFTTAEPNVDLKVKAFNQKPLTKQISNSDQSLSFKLQSEATEIKEVQLKTKMITSRGDTIAYDLKAFDSKSDRTLADVMKKIPGIEVNADGSILYQGNAINKFYVNGKDLMEGGYGTINNSLPKDAVQKVEVLENHQPVKILSGKVPSDQAAINIKLKNAVTMTGRGEVGTGFGDPWLWNVKLTPMFFGQKSQWVVNYKTNNMGEQVENEGNILAFGSAWEGRRINASQNDWLNVETASTPNTPVKRYLMNNVHYLSANYLTNIDNKKEWELKVSANYTNNAVEREDYRETTYLDGSKIINSTRNNFFTDKIKGELIFTKNAKKGFFKNTTSFSQFWNGDRAFVVRDGRTGGQSVQSPTSSFQNSLSTIIPWKEKMVNFKSYINYQDDSQVLEVSPASYLLIPYKENENSPVGTINFAPGTIAQQAFRLKTLDTSHSANISFSTKGWTFTPQVGFDFSSDKLTTNFDGQATSGSPDFSSAAYENNLRFTEINPNASVGVNYKSESWSLFANFPVNFNNIKAEDDMRGVSKSLSKATFTPNVFAQYTFASFWKASVNGNISNNFGDVKSAYAGYMLLSPTGFNVMDPRNPIPQTTTSSGGARIEYRNPLNNLFFNINYSLSDSKRNLLSSPILDPTTGFTLMQYRDQENHSKNNRFSAEVGKYFPKFKTNASVSYGNTTSISDAFLDEQQFKNKNNAQNYGFKINNTYFSWMSVDYNMTISRTKQDSRGGSLGMNKGYNHNLGVFFYPIENHTVGFNWDQVNTVNGENKYNNPFYDISYQFTWSKKKIDFELKWMNIGNRKVFETYNLDGNLGALTYTRIQLRPSQVMFTVKFNFK, from the coding sequence ATGAAAAAGAAGATTTCTTTGTTTTTGATGATATTTTTCTCGGTATTGTCTTTTGCCCAAAAAACAGTTTCGGGGAAAATTACAGATGAGGACGGAGTGGCGATTCCCAGCGCAAGTGTGACCATTGAGGAACCTGGAAAAGATGCAATTCTGGCATACGGAATTACCAATTCTAAAGGGGAATATAAGGTGACTTTTACCACGGCTGAGCCCAATGTAGATTTGAAGGTAAAGGCTTTCAACCAAAAACCATTAACAAAGCAAATCAGCAATAGCGATCAGAGTTTGAGTTTTAAACTTCAGTCTGAAGCTACCGAAATTAAAGAAGTTCAGCTGAAAACGAAGATGATTACTTCAAGAGGAGACACCATTGCTTATGATCTGAAGGCCTTTGACAGTAAAAGCGACAGAACATTGGCGGATGTCATGAAAAAAATTCCGGGTATTGAGGTAAATGCAGACGGAAGTATTCTCTATCAGGGAAATGCGATCAATAAATTTTATGTTAATGGTAAAGATTTAATGGAAGGCGGGTATGGAACAATTAATAACTCGCTTCCCAAGGATGCTGTACAAAAAGTGGAAGTTCTTGAAAATCATCAACCGGTAAAGATTCTTTCAGGTAAGGTTCCCTCTGATCAGGCGGCTATTAATATCAAATTAAAAAATGCCGTTACCATGACGGGGCGTGGCGAAGTGGGAACGGGATTCGGTGATCCTTGGTTATGGAATGTGAAGTTAACCCCTATGTTTTTCGGGCAGAAAAGTCAGTGGGTAGTCAACTATAAAACCAATAATATGGGCGAACAGGTTGAAAATGAAGGGAATATTCTGGCATTTGGAAGCGCCTGGGAGGGAAGAAGGATTAATGCCTCCCAAAATGACTGGCTGAATGTAGAAACGGCAAGTACTCCGAATACGCCGGTGAAAAGATATTTGATGAATAACGTCCATTATTTATCAGCCAATTACCTTACCAATATTGATAATAAGAAGGAATGGGAGCTGAAAGTAAGTGCCAATTATACCAATAATGCGGTAGAAAGAGAGGACTATAGGGAGACGACCTACCTTGACGGCTCTAAAATTATCAACAGTACAAGAAATAATTTTTTTACAGATAAAATTAAAGGAGAATTAATTTTTACTAAGAATGCGAAGAAAGGCTTCTTTAAGAATACAACGAGTTTCAGCCAATTCTGGAACGGTGATAGGGCTTTTGTCGTCCGCGACGGAAGAACAGGAGGGCAATCGGTACAGTCGCCGACATCATCTTTTCAAAACTCATTGAGTACCATTATTCCCTGGAAAGAAAAGATGGTTAATTTTAAGTCCTATATTAATTATCAGGATGACAGCCAGGTACTTGAGGTCTCACCAGCAAGCTATCTGCTGATTCCTTATAAAGAAAATGAAAATTCTCCTGTGGGAACTATTAATTTTGCGCCGGGAACTATCGCTCAACAGGCATTCAGACTTAAAACTTTAGACACTTCCCACTCTGCAAATATAAGTTTTTCAACTAAAGGATGGACATTTACTCCACAGGTCGGTTTCGATTTCTCCTCGGATAAATTAACAACCAATTTTGATGGGCAGGCTACTTCCGGAAGTCCTGACTTCAGTTCTGCGGCTTACGAAAATAATCTCCGCTTCACAGAAATCAACCCCAATGCATCAGTAGGCGTCAACTATAAATCGGAGAGTTGGAGTTTATTTGCCAATTTTCCTGTAAACTTTAATAACATTAAGGCGGAAGACGATATGAGAGGAGTTTCGAAATCGCTAAGTAAAGCTACTTTTACGCCAAATGTCTTTGCCCAGTATACATTTGCCTCTTTCTGGAAGGCAAGTGTAAATGGAAATATTAGCAATAATTTCGGAGACGTTAAATCTGCTTATGCTGGCTATATGCTTTTATCTCCGACAGGATTTAATGTAATGGATCCCCGAAATCCGATTCCGCAAACAACAACTTCAAGCGGTGGTGCCCGAATTGAATATAGAAACCCACTGAATAATCTTTTCTTTAATATCAATTATTCCCTGTCAGACAGTAAGCGAAACCTTCTGAGTTCACCGATTTTGGATCCTACCACAGGATTTACGCTTATGCAGTACAGAGACCAGGAGAACCATTCGAAAAATAACAGATTCAGTGCTGAGGTCGGAAAGTATTTCCCTAAATTTAAAACGAATGCGTCTGTAAGCTACGGAAATACCACTTCAATATCTGATGCTTTCCTTGATGAGCAGCAGTTCAAAAATAAAAATAATGCCCAGAATTATGGTTTTAAAATCAACAATACCTATTTCAGCTGGATGAGTGTGGATTATAATATGACGATCTCAAGAACGAAGCAGGACAGCCGTGGAGGCTCATTAGGAATGAATAAAGGGTATAATCATAATCTTGGGGTATTCTTTTACCCGATTGAAAACCATACTGTAGGATTTAACTGGGATCAGGTTAATACGGTGAACGGAGAAAATAAGTACAATAACCCCTTTTATGATATTTCCTACCAGTTTACGTGGTCTAAAAAGAAAATTGATTTCGAGCTGAAATGGATGAATATCGGAAACCGTAAAGTATTTGAAACCTATAATCTGGATGGTAACCTCGGAGCACTTACCTATACAAGGATTCAGCTTCGTCCAAGTCAGGTCATGTTTACCGTAAAATTCAACTTTAAATAA